TTCCACAAACCATTGGCGGAACAGGGTTTCTGCCATTTGTTCCAAGGTGTGGTTTTGGCGGTGCAGCAGGTCGATTTTATCGTCTAGTGCGGATAAAACATCGGCAATCGCTTTTTGTTCGGGAAGAGGAGGGGGGCTAATAATTAATTCATGAATGTAATTTCTATTTAAAGTGGGGACGGCACTTCCTGTATTAAATCCTGAGAAATCTAATGTTTTTAATAAATAAAATGCAAATTTTTCATCATTTCCAAAAAAATTTTTGACATACAAAACGGTATTATGAGCCCAAAATTTTGTTGAATAGTATTTGGGCGTTCCAATATTGCCACTTCTACCTATGGTAATACCTTTTCCATCACAGGTTGCTTCATTATGGTAACCAATTACACCATTTGAGCCTGCGACTGGAATACTTCCTGCTTGCATTTGACTTTTGGGTAAATCATGCCCACGTTGAAAATATATAAACTCTCCTAATTTCTTTTCTCTCCACCCACTCATTCCGTCACCTCATTTAAACGAATTTTTGCCAACTGTTCGGCAATCTGTGCGTTTAAACGGGTTTCTTCTGCCAGTTGTTCGTTTAGCTCATTTTGCAAAGCGGCAAAGCGTTCGGCAAAGTTAAATTCGTCCTCTTCTTCAGGCAGCCCTACATAACGCCCCGGGGTGAGCACATAGTCCAATTCGGCGATTTTGCCGCGCGGCACGCTGGCGCAAAAACCGGCGATGTCTTGGTATGCGCCGTCTTTATTCCGCCAGTTGTGGTAGGTGCCGCTGATTTTGGCGATGTCGTCGTCGGTAAGGATTTTGTTTTTGCGGTTAATCAGTTGCCCCATGTTGCGCACGTCAATAAACAGCACTTCTTCGCTGCGGTCGCGGTAGCGGCGGGTGTCGGCGCGGTCTTTGCGCATAAACCATAAGGCGGCGGGAATTTGGGTGTTTAAAAACAGTTTGGCAGGCAGGTTGACGATGCAGTCGATCACGTTGGCATCGTCAACCAAGGCTTTGCGGATGCCGCCTTCGCCGCCGGTTTTGCTGGTGAGTGCGCCTTTGGCAAGCACCACACCCGCCTGCCCCTGCGGGGCGAGATGGTGCAGAAAGTGTTGCAGCCAGGCGAAGTTGGCATTGCCTGCGGGCGGAGTGCCGTAACGCCAGCGCGCATCACCGGCGAGTTTTTCGTTCCACCAATCCGAAACGTTAAACGGCGGATTGGCGAGGATAAAATCGGCTTTCAAATCTTGGTGGGCATCGTTGAGAAACGATCCTTCGCTGTTCCAATACACATGCTCGGCATTGATGCCGCGGATGGCGAGGTTCATTTTGCACAGCCGCCATGTGGTTTGGTTGCTTTCCTGGCCGTAAATGGAAATGTTGTCGATGCGCCCTTGATGGGCTTCGATAAAGGCTTCCGACTGCACAAACATGCCGCCCGAACCGCAGCAGGGATCGAACACGCGCCCTTGGTATGGCTCGATCATGTTGACCAGCAGTTTGACGATGGATTTGGGCGTGTAGAACTGCCCGCCCTGTTTGCCTTCGGCCAGGGCGAATTCGCCTAAAAAGTATTCGAACACATGCCCCAAAATATCGGCGGAGCGGTCGGCGGTGTGGTCGAGGTCGATTTTGTGGACTTCGTCAATCAATTCACCCAATTTGGTCGGGTCGAGATTCTGGCGGGCATACACTTTGGGTAACACGCCTTTGAGCTGGGTGTTGTCGTGCTCGATGTTTTCCATGGCTTGGTCCACCAATACGCCGATATTGCTCTGTTTGGCATTGCCGACCAGTTGCTGCCAGCGGGCGTTTTCGGGCACAAAGAAAATATTGTCGGCCAGATATTCGTCGCGGTCTTCGGGGTCAGCGTATTCTTCTTGTTGTAATTGCCGGTATTTGGTCTCGAAGCTGTCGGAGATGTATTTCAGAAAAATCAGGCCGAGCACGATATGTTTGTATTCGGCGGCGTCAATATTGTTTCGCAGTTTGTTGGCGGCTGCCCAGAGAACGGTTTCAATGGCTTGGGGCGCGGCGGTTTTGGTTTGGGTTCTGGCCATAACGGGTACTTTCCGGTTTGTTTAAGCGGGCCATTATAAATCGGTTCGGCTTCTTTTTATCGGCAACGGGAAGTTAAATGCGCTGCGTTGGCGGGGCGGTTTTCATTAACGGCTTTTATCAGGCTGTTAAATACCTGTCTGAAACTTTCAGACAGGCATTCTGTTTTGTTTGGCCGTCTGAAAATTTGCACGGGCATTTCCGAATCATGCAGCCGATTATTGAATTTTTTTCACAGCGTTATGCGGGTTTTTCCTACTAAATCAGGCAGGAAAGTCGGGGCTATAATGGTTGCGTGTTTTCAGACGGCCTTCGGTAATTTTTTTAAGCCGTTGTCGGATAAAGGATGTTTTATGAGATTTTATGCGGTTTTGTCTGCCCTTGTGTTGGCGTTGGTGGCTTGCGCCGCGCCGGATGTGCCGCATTTGGCGGTGCGGGAGTAGGGCAGTTTTACCGTGGGCGGGCGTTACGTTACCGCGCCGGGCACGTTCAAGCAGGAAAACTTTCTGGCGCCCGATGGCCAGCGCGCTTACGGCGATTTTGCTTATGTGTTCTACCAAACGCCGGTCAATGCCAAGCGCCTGCCGCTGGTGTTCCAGCACGGCGGGGCGCAGTCCAAACGCACTTGGGAAAGCACGGCAGACGAGCGCGATGGTTTCCAAAATCTGTTTCTGCGCAAGGACTACAGCGTGTATCTGCTCGACCAGCCGCGCAGCGGCGAAGCGAATCTTTCCATCCGGGCGGTCGCCCCCGATACGCCGTGGGTCAGCAATCCGATGTATCACGATAAAACGTTTTATATCCTCTCACGCATCGGGCATTTTGATGCAGACGGCCGCCCTGTTGCCAACGCGCAGTTTCCCGCAGGCGATGCCGCTTATCAGGCATTCCAGCAAAGCTGGTCGGTGGGTTCGGGGCCGCTGGACAATGATTTGAACGCCGATGTGCTGGCGCAGTTGGCCGATAAAACCGGCGGCGCGGTACTGGTAACGCATTCGATGGGCGGCAACATTGGCTGGCGCGCGGCGATGCGCTTGAACAAGGTGAAAGCCATTGGGGCATGGGAGCCGGGCGGCACGCCGTTTGTGTTCCCCGAGAACGAGATGCCGCAGATTGTGCAGGCGAGTTTCCCCGCTTTGAGCGCCACCGCTATCGGCGTGCCGCTTGAAGATTTCCAAAAACTCACCCGCATCCCTATCGTGCTGTATTACGGCGACCACATCAAATTGGGTTCGGATAATGTGGGCGAAGACAAATGGGGCACCGAGCTGGCGATGGCCAAACAGTTTGTGGCCGCCGTCAACCGCCACGGCGGCGATGCCGAGCTGGTGCACCTGCCCTAAATCGGCATCACCGGCAATTCGCATTTTTTAAGGGGCTGACGTAGATTAGCAGTCATGACAAGCTGCTAAAACGAAGATAACAAACTGTAAATTAAGCAAAAAATCACAGAAGACACTACTCGGATATTTTGTGCCGGAAGTTACCGCCCGTTCGGCTGCCGATGTCTTGGGTATCCGGCCCAACACCGCCATACTCTTTTACCGCAAAATCCGCCTCGTCATCAGCCGTCATTCGGCCTTGGAGGCCGATCAGGTTTTTGAAGGTTCCGTAAAGTCAG
This genomic interval from Neisseria musculi contains the following:
- a CDS encoding type I restriction-modification system subunit M, which translates into the protein MARTQTKTAAPQAIETVLWAAANKLRNNIDAAEYKHIVLGLIFLKYISDSFETKYRQLQQEEYADPEDRDEYLADNIFFVPENARWQQLVGNAKQSNIGVLVDQAMENIEHDNTQLKGVLPKVYARQNLDPTKLGELIDEVHKIDLDHTADRSADILGHVFEYFLGEFALAEGKQGGQFYTPKSIVKLLVNMIEPYQGRVFDPCCGSGGMFVQSEAFIEAHQGRIDNISIYGQESNQTTWRLCKMNLAIRGINAEHVYWNSEGSFLNDAHQDLKADFILANPPFNVSDWWNEKLAGDARWRYGTPPAGNANFAWLQHFLHHLAPQGQAGVVLAKGALTSKTGGEGGIRKALVDDANVIDCIVNLPAKLFLNTQIPAALWFMRKDRADTRRYRDRSEEVLFIDVRNMGQLINRKNKILTDDDIAKISGTYHNWRNKDGAYQDIAGFCASVPRGKIAELDYVLTPGRYVGLPEEEDEFNFAERFAALQNELNEQLAEETRLNAQIAEQLAKIRLNEVTE
- a CDS encoding alpha/beta hydrolase — its product is MGGRYVTAPGTFKQENFLAPDGQRAYGDFAYVFYQTPVNAKRLPLVFQHGGAQSKRTWESTADERDGFQNLFLRKDYSVYLLDQPRSGEANLSIRAVAPDTPWVSNPMYHDKTFYILSRIGHFDADGRPVANAQFPAGDAAYQAFQQSWSVGSGPLDNDLNADVLAQLADKTGGAVLVTHSMGGNIGWRAAMRLNKVKAIGAWEPGGTPFVFPENEMPQIVQASFPALSATAIGVPLEDFQKLTRIPIVLYYGDHIKLGSDNVGEDKWGTELAMAKQFVAAVNRHGGDAELVHLP